The Flavobacterium sp. HJ-32-4 genome contains a region encoding:
- a CDS encoding UDP-N-acetylglucosamine 1-carboxyvinyltransferase: MSDQVMNVSKGKLVGEVTVSGAKNSSLRLLAASLLTDGDVELYNFPNGLLDVQVHLDMLKVLGKEYASHGDYVKITETANPKNILVWNERSIRNTLLILGALTTRFGEGRVPLPGGCKLGERKYDLHVMLLENLGARVWEEDGYLCAKSEGRLKGADIVLPMRSTGATENSIIAASLAKGTTTLWNPHIRPEIMDLIDMMGKMGAKIEVFGQKCIVIEGVEKLTSVRHSVIPDNMEALTWAIGSVITGGEVEIKNFPFEHLEVPMVYLRESGMKFFRGSDSLIVRGGSAYPVEISTGPYPGINSDMQPLFAVYGAMSRGESKIVDLRFPGRYGYAEELAKMGMKYRVEGDMLVIDGGTPLQGARVNALDLRAGISLLLAGLTAEGTTTIENAWQIGRGYENLQQKLDALIVR; the protein is encoded by the coding sequence ATGTCGGACCAGGTAATGAATGTCAGTAAAGGAAAACTCGTAGGCGAGGTAACCGTCAGTGGTGCAAAAAACAGTTCACTCCGGCTACTGGCCGCGTCGTTATTGACAGACGGCGATGTTGAACTCTACAACTTTCCGAACGGACTTCTCGACGTCCAGGTACACCTTGACATGTTGAAGGTGTTGGGGAAGGAGTATGCGAGCCACGGCGACTATGTGAAGATCACCGAAACCGCGAATCCGAAGAATATACTCGTATGGAACGAACGCTCGATCCGCAATACACTCCTGATTCTCGGGGCCCTGACCACCCGCTTCGGCGAAGGTCGTGTGCCGCTGCCAGGTGGATGTAAGCTGGGTGAGCGTAAATACGACCTCCACGTGATGCTGCTCGAAAACCTGGGTGCCCGCGTTTGGGAAGAAGACGGCTATCTGTGTGCCAAGTCGGAAGGCCGACTCAAAGGTGCCGATATCGTACTTCCGATGCGCTCAACCGGCGCGACCGAGAACTCCATCATCGCGGCGAGTCTGGCAAAAGGAACCACGACACTCTGGAATCCGCACATCCGTCCTGAAATCATGGATTTGATCGACATGATGGGCAAAATGGGTGCGAAGATTGAAGTCTTCGGACAAAAATGCATCGTCATAGAAGGCGTTGAGAAGTTGACGTCGGTGCGCCATTCCGTCATTCCGGATAATATGGAAGCCCTTACCTGGGCGATCGGATCGGTCATCACAGGTGGGGAAGTGGAAATAAAGAACTTCCCTTTTGAACACCTTGAAGTTCCAATGGTCTACCTTCGGGAAAGCGGCATGAAGTTTTTCCGCGGATCCGACAGCCTGATCGTACGCGGCGGAAGCGCTTATCCCGTCGAAATCAGCACGGGTCCGTACCCAGGTATCAACTCGGATATGCAACCGCTTTTCGCCGTATACGGAGCGATGTCACGTGGCGAATCAAAAATCGTAGACCTTCGTTTCCCGGGCCGTTACGGCTATGCCGAGGAATTGGCGAAGATGGGAATGAAATACCGCGTGGAAGGCGACATGCTCGTCATCGATGGCGGAACACCGCTGCAGGGCGCCCGCGTGAATGCGCTTGACCTGCGTGCGGGAATCTCCCTCCTGTTGGCAGGACTCACGGCCGAAGGAACGACAACGATCGAAAACGCGTGGCAGATAGGACGTGGCTACGAAAACCTGCAACAAAAACTCGATGCGCTGATTGTACGATAA
- a CDS encoding MBOAT family protein yields MLFNSISYALFLPVVFWLYWFVTKKSLTWQNIMLLVASYIFYGFWDWRFLFLLGFSTLLDFYSGIMVHRSQTKAIKRMWLIISVGINLGFLGFFKYYNFFVSSFADLMEKFGYKPDLFILKIILPVGISFYTFHGLSYVFDIYNDRIKPTRNLVNYTLFVSFFPLLVAGPIERATHLLPQIEKPRVFQYEKMVDGLRQILWGLFKKIVIADSCAHFANIIFNDSAHQSGSDLVLGALFFTFQIYGDFSGYSDIALGSARLLGFELLKNFNFPYFSRDIAEFWRRWHISLSSWFKDYLYIPLGGSKGGNWMRIRNTFIIFLVSGFWHGANWTFIVWGGLNALFIMPSIIRKTNRNNIEIVAKGRLLPSLRETFQLITTFALAVFAWIFFRAESLSHAFSYIKGIFSASLFTVPTHTSAALFALIAAFVVIEWLGRENNYALERFALKTATPLRWTFYFVLLAMVFAFGSNEQEFIYFQF; encoded by the coding sequence ATGTTATTTAACTCCATCTCGTATGCGTTATTCCTGCCCGTCGTCTTTTGGCTGTATTGGTTCGTCACCAAAAAGTCACTGACGTGGCAGAATATCATGTTGCTGGTCGCCAGCTACATCTTTTACGGATTCTGGGATTGGCGTTTTCTTTTCCTTCTCGGGTTTTCGACCCTGCTCGACTTTTACTCGGGTATCATGGTGCACAGATCGCAGACGAAAGCCATCAAGCGAATGTGGCTGATCATCAGTGTGGGCATCAACCTGGGCTTCCTGGGCTTCTTCAAATACTACAATTTCTTTGTTTCGTCGTTCGCGGATCTCATGGAGAAGTTCGGCTATAAGCCCGACCTTTTCATACTGAAGATTATCCTGCCAGTGGGTATTTCCTTTTATACCTTTCACGGACTGTCCTACGTATTCGACATCTACAATGATCGGATAAAACCCACGCGAAACCTGGTGAACTATACGCTGTTCGTGAGCTTCTTTCCGCTTTTGGTAGCAGGTCCCATCGAACGCGCCACGCACCTCCTGCCCCAGATCGAAAAGCCGCGGGTCTTCCAATATGAGAAGATGGTGGATGGATTACGGCAGATTTTATGGGGTCTTTTCAAAAAAATCGTGATTGCCGACAGTTGTGCGCATTTCGCGAATATCATTTTCAATGACAGTGCCCACCAGTCCGGAAGTGACCTGGTACTGGGTGCGTTATTTTTCACCTTCCAGATCTATGGCGACTTTTCAGGCTACTCGGATATTGCGTTGGGAAGCGCCCGCCTGCTCGGATTCGAACTTTTGAAGAACTTCAACTTCCCGTATTTCTCAAGGGATATCGCGGAGTTCTGGAGACGTTGGCACATCTCGCTCTCAAGCTGGTTCAAAGATTACCTATACATTCCTTTAGGAGGTAGTAAGGGAGGTAACTGGATGCGCATCCGGAACACCTTCATCATCTTTCTGGTAAGCGGCTTCTGGCATGGTGCCAACTGGACGTTTATCGTATGGGGTGGCCTGAACGCCTTGTTCATCATGCCGTCGATCATCCGAAAAACGAATCGAAACAATATCGAGATCGTGGCGAAAGGGCGCCTGCTGCCGTCGCTGCGTGAGACCTTCCAGTTGATTACCACGTTTGCACTGGCAGTTTTCGCCTGGATTTTCTTCCGTGCAGAATCACTCTCACACGCGTTCTCGTACATAAAAGGCATTTTTTCCGCCTCGTTGTTTACCGTACCGACCCATACATCCGCTGCGTTGTTTGCCCTGATAGCGGCTTTCGTGGTCATCGAATGGCTCGGACGCGAAAACAACTACGCGCTCGAACGCTTTGCATTGAAGACGGCGACGCCACTCCGGTGGACGTTCTATTTCGTGCTGTTGGCGATGGTGTTTGCGTTTGGCAGCAATGAACAGGAGTTTATCTATTTCCAATTCTAA
- a CDS encoding NAD-dependent epimerase, with protein sequence MKILVTGAAGFIGFHLSASLLKLGHEVVGIDNLNDYYDPTLKTQRLAQLGVTCSVDAAFGSRFTSSTHAGFRFVKLAIEDREALPKLFEEEGFDIVCNLAAQAGVRYSLENPFAYVDANLVGFVNILEACRHYNVRKLVYASSSSVYGTNEKVPFATDDTVDHPISLYAATKKSNELMAHTYSHLFGIETIGLRFFTVYGPWGRPDMAMFLFTDAILNDRPIDVFNNGELARDFTYIDDIVAGVAATLLQEVADAPRYRVYNIGNSRPVALLDFISGIEKATGKTAQKNFLPMQPGDVTRTWADVDDLKRDYGYAPSTDITFGVSQFVNWYRDFYHI encoded by the coding sequence ATGAAGATATTGGTTACCGGAGCAGCCGGATTCATCGGATTTCACCTGAGCGCATCGTTGTTGAAGCTGGGCCATGAGGTTGTCGGAATCGATAACCTCAACGACTATTATGACCCTACCCTTAAAACACAGCGGTTGGCGCAACTGGGCGTCACCTGTTCAGTCGATGCCGCTTTCGGTAGCCGTTTTACCAGTTCTACCCATGCGGGTTTCCGATTCGTGAAACTGGCCATCGAAGACCGCGAGGCGCTGCCAAAACTGTTTGAAGAAGAAGGCTTCGACATCGTTTGTAACCTGGCCGCACAAGCCGGAGTTCGGTATTCACTTGAGAATCCGTTTGCCTATGTGGATGCGAATCTGGTGGGTTTTGTCAATATACTGGAAGCGTGCAGGCATTACAACGTACGGAAGCTGGTGTATGCCAGTAGTTCAAGCGTATATGGCACGAATGAGAAAGTGCCTTTTGCCACCGACGATACCGTTGATCATCCGATTAGCCTCTACGCTGCCACCAAAAAAAGCAACGAATTGATGGCGCACACATACAGCCATCTGTTTGGAATCGAAACCATCGGACTTCGGTTCTTTACTGTCTATGGTCCGTGGGGCCGCCCTGATATGGCCATGTTTCTCTTCACCGATGCCATCCTTAATGACCGTCCCATCGACGTGTTCAACAACGGCGAACTGGCCCGTGATTTTACCTACATAGACGATATCGTCGCCGGTGTGGCGGCAACCCTTTTACAGGAAGTAGCCGATGCGCCCCGATACCGTGTTTACAATATCGGGAATAGCCGTCCGGTCGCGTTACTTGATTTCATTTCGGGTATTGAAAAGGCCACCGGCAAAACCGCGCAAAAGAACTTCCTGCCGATGCAACCGGGCGATGTAACCCGTACGTGGGCGGATGTCGATGACCTGAAGCGCGACTATGGTTACGCACCGTCGACCGACATTACGTTTGGCGTGTCGCAGTTTGTCAACTGGTACCGCGACTTCTATCATATCTAA
- the rfbB gene encoding dTDP-glucose 4,6-dehydratase, giving the protein MRNLRILITGGSGFIGSHVVRRFVRTYPSYTIYNLDALTYAGNPDNLADVASEPNYRFIHADINDATAMDELFRSERFDAVIHLAAESHVDRSISDPVAFVKTNVLGTVNLLNAFRAVAQSDWDGKLFYHISTDEVYGTLGDTGLFTEETAYDPNSPYSASKASSDHFVRAYGETYKMPYIITNCSNNYGPNQFPEKLIPLFIQNIIDRKALPVYGDGKNTRDWLYVEDHAAAIDLVFHKGQRGETFNIGGFNEWQNIDLVRLLCRLMDEKLGREPGDSAQLISFVTDRPGHDLRYAIDATKINRELGWEPSVTFEQGLEKTIDWYLANTQWLEDIKSGAYRKRNVIAS; this is encoded by the coding sequence ATGCGGAATTTGAGGATTCTTATTACGGGAGGCAGCGGATTCATCGGATCGCACGTGGTGCGTCGTTTTGTGCGGACGTATCCTTCCTATACGATCTACAACCTGGATGCACTGACGTATGCCGGCAACCCCGATAACTTGGCGGATGTGGCATCTGAACCCAACTACCGTTTTATCCACGCCGACATCAACGACGCCACCGCGATGGACGAACTCTTTCGTTCGGAGCGTTTTGATGCGGTCATCCACCTTGCGGCGGAATCACATGTTGATCGTTCGATTTCCGATCCGGTAGCCTTCGTGAAGACCAACGTGCTGGGTACCGTCAACCTGTTGAATGCCTTCCGCGCGGTCGCACAGTCCGATTGGGATGGCAAACTGTTCTACCACATCAGCACCGACGAAGTTTACGGCACATTGGGTGATACCGGTCTCTTTACTGAGGAAACCGCCTATGACCCGAATTCGCCTTATTCGGCATCGAAAGCCTCATCCGATCATTTTGTGAGGGCGTACGGTGAAACGTATAAGATGCCTTACATTATCACGAATTGTTCGAATAACTACGGGCCTAACCAGTTTCCGGAGAAGCTCATTCCGTTGTTCATACAGAATATCATTGACCGCAAGGCGCTTCCGGTCTATGGCGATGGAAAAAACACCCGTGATTGGTTGTATGTCGAAGACCACGCCGCCGCCATTGACCTCGTATTCCACAAGGGCCAACGCGGTGAGACCTTTAATATCGGGGGCTTCAACGAATGGCAGAATATCGATTTGGTTCGGTTGCTATGTCGTTTGATGGATGAAAAGCTCGGTCGTGAACCTGGCGATTCGGCACAACTCATTTCGTTTGTGACCGACCGTCCCGGACATGACCTACGCTATGCCATCGACGCCACCAAGATCAACCGCGAATTGGGTTGGGAACCGTCCGTTACGTTTGAACAGGGGCTTGAAAAGACCATCGACTGGTACCTGGCCAACACCCAATGGCTAGAGGATATCAAGTCGGGTGCGTATCGAAAACGAAACGTCATTGCATCATGA
- a CDS encoding UDP-glucose 6-dehydrogenase, whose translation MSIPSITSICCIGAGYVGGPTMAVIAQKCPHIKVTVVDLNKARIDAWNDPNTDNLPVYEPGLDKAVQEARGRNLFFSTDVDKAIAESQMIFISVNTPTKTYGVGKGQAADLKYIELCARQIARVATSDKIVVEKSTLPVRTAEAIKSILDFTGNGVSFEILSNPEFLAEGTAIEDLHQPDRVLIGGDETLSGKAAVQALADVYRNWVPSERILTTNVWSSELSKLTANAFLAQRVSSINAISELCESTGANVNEVARAIGMDSRIGSKFLKSSVGFGGSCFQKDILNLVYIAKSYGLHAVADYWEQVIILNDHQKKRFATRIVKTLYNTVSDKKIAFLGWAFKKDTNDTRESAAIYVADYLLNEQAKVVVYDPQVKLQQMLTDVDYLGTRSADENAALLTSQKDSYDACKGAHAIAVLTEWDEFRTLDWQRIYDNMQKPAFLFDGRNILDKEKMTAIGFTFNAIGS comes from the coding sequence ATGAGCATTCCATCCATTACGTCCATTTGTTGTATCGGGGCGGGTTACGTAGGCGGCCCGACCATGGCGGTCATCGCACAGAAATGTCCGCATATTAAAGTAACGGTCGTCGACCTGAACAAGGCCCGTATCGATGCCTGGAACGATCCGAATACGGATAACCTTCCCGTGTATGAGCCAGGTCTCGACAAGGCCGTACAGGAAGCACGTGGACGTAACCTCTTCTTTTCTACCGATGTTGACAAAGCGATTGCCGAGTCACAGATGATTTTCATTTCGGTCAATACGCCGACCAAGACCTACGGAGTGGGGAAAGGACAGGCAGCCGATCTCAAATACATCGAACTGTGCGCCCGCCAGATTGCAAGGGTGGCGACATCCGATAAAATCGTGGTGGAAAAGTCAACGCTTCCGGTGCGTACTGCCGAGGCGATCAAAAGCATACTCGACTTTACCGGAAACGGCGTGTCATTCGAGATTCTTTCCAATCCCGAGTTTCTTGCGGAAGGAACGGCCATCGAAGACCTTCACCAACCGGATCGCGTTTTGATCGGAGGGGATGAAACGCTCTCTGGGAAGGCTGCCGTTCAGGCACTTGCCGATGTGTACCGCAATTGGGTGCCGTCAGAGCGCATCCTTACCACCAACGTTTGGAGTTCGGAGCTTTCGAAATTGACCGCAAATGCCTTCCTCGCGCAACGTGTATCGTCTATCAATGCGATTTCCGAATTGTGTGAAAGTACCGGCGCCAATGTAAATGAAGTCGCCCGTGCCATCGGAATGGATTCGCGTATCGGAAGCAAGTTCCTCAAATCGTCCGTAGGCTTCGGGGGATCGTGTTTCCAGAAAGACATCCTTAACCTCGTATACATCGCCAAATCCTACGGATTACATGCGGTTGCGGATTATTGGGAGCAGGTCATCATCCTCAATGACCACCAGAAAAAACGCTTCGCGACGCGTATTGTGAAAACGCTGTATAATACGGTTTCCGACAAGAAAATCGCCTTCCTCGGATGGGCCTTCAAGAAGGATACCAACGATACCCGCGAATCGGCCGCAATCTACGTAGCCGATTACCTGTTGAATGAACAGGCGAAAGTAGTGGTCTACGATCCGCAGGTGAAACTGCAACAGATGCTGACGGATGTCGACTATCTGGGGACCAGAAGTGCCGACGAAAACGCGGCCTTACTCACAAGCCAAAAAGATTCGTATGATGCCTGTAAAGGAGCCCATGCCATTGCCGTTCTTACAGAGTGGGATGAGTTCCGCACGTTGGATTGGCAACGGATTTACGACAATATGCAGAAGCCGGCCTTCCTTTTCGACGGACGTAATATCCTCGACAAAGAAAAGATGACGGCGATAGGATTTACGTTCAACGCGATCGGCAGTTAA